AGCTCGTTTGGATAAGCATCGCCCTCAAATGGCACGGTCTCAACCACGCGCCCTGCGATAGTTCTTACGTAAAATGGGCCAAATTTATTTGCGCTTAGTCCGCTTTTCTTGTCAAATAACGCTTGCTCTGCGCTTCCAAGCTCTTTTGCTTGAAGGCTAGCCGCGCCTAATGCGCTCAATCTTAAAAAATTTCGTCTTTTCATTTTCTCTCCGATTTTGGTTAAATTTATTGTTTTTGGTTGGTTTTAGAAATTATAAATTTAGGGTTTTGTATCATTTCATCGTTTAAAGGCCTTGTAATGTAATACGCAAACTTGCGTCTAAATTGCGCTATTTTAGCCAAAAATTTTTAAAGGATGGGCAGATGATTGGATTTTATGTAAATGTAAAGTTAAAAGCTGGATGTGAGGCGAAATTTGAAGAAATTTTAAAAGAGATAGTGCCAGCTTCAAGAAAAGATAAAGGCTGCATAAGCTACGAGTGCGGCATGGTTGTGGGCGGTAAAAACGAATACTGTTTTATGGAAATTTGGGAAGATCTTGCAAGCCAAAAAGAGCATATAAAAAGCGCTCATATGGTGAAAAACGCAGCTGCGCTGGAGACTTGCAAAGAGAGCCAAGAGGTGAAAATAGTAAATTTTGTGAGCGTAAAGGAATAATATTTGCTTTAAAAAGGGCAAAATCCACAAAAATGAGCGAAGAAAAAATGCTTGAGATGATAAATGCGACTGCTGATATTATATTTATGGCCGTACTTAGGGGGCGAGTGAGCTTTGAGGCTTGCAAAAAAGATAGAGAATTTATCGACTCTTTAAGAGAAGAGCTACTTGGCAAAAATCCAAATAAATTTAAAATCGCCCAAAACTCATACCAAATGATCGCCATTTTTGAAAAATACCGCAATAAAAAATAATCCACTTAAAATTTAAATATGTTTGCCGATATTGTGTTAAAGGATTTGACATGATAAACGCACTAAATGGATTTAATCAAAGCTTTAACTACCAAGACGCTTTTAGTAAGCGCCAAGCCACAAACGCAAATTTAAATAAAGTAGAAATTCCCACCAAAACTGCGGATATCAAGCATCTACCGCTCTCTGGCTACTCATCAAATGATAAAATTTCTATCTGGGGCAAGATAAATGGCCTTGATAGTGAGACGAGCAAAGATGAAATCTCTAGCCTTAAAAATTTCATTGATAGCACGAAGCTTTGGCGACTAAACTCCATAATCACTAGCGAGAAAAACGGCTTTAGCGTAGATGAGTTCATCAAAGATCACAAAATGAGCATAAACAATAAAATAATCAATAATGCTTTTGGTGCTCTTTATCTAAGCCGTGAGGCTACAAATTTGCTAGACTCCGATATAAGTATCGATGAGTTTAAAGACAAATGGCTTGAATTTACCGCCGAAAGGATACTTGGCGAGCATGCAAATGTGAAAATTTCTTTTAAAGACGGGGCTTTACATTACGAGCAAAACTCGGATAAAAAACGTATAGAATTCTTAGGTCAGCCCATGTTGCACCGTGTAAGCTACACTGATAAAAACAGCAAAGATGAGTTTTTAAAATTTCTAAAAACAAGTTATGAAAAGGGCGAGAGCATCGCTGATGTGCTTCAAAATATCGCTCTTACGCCAGTTAGAGAAAATGGCGATGAAGAGATAGAAGAAGAGAAATTTAAGCCTATGCAAGTTACCAAAAAGAGCGTGACCTACACTGATAAAGATATAAAACGTGAGTTTTTTGAGGAATTTATCAGGCGCGAGGTCGAAAATGGAGCGAGCTTTGATGATCTAGTGCAAAAGCTAAACAAGCTAAAGCCAAAGGATATCCTCGCTTAGCTTTGGCTTTAGGCTGAAATTTTAGGGGCTGCTTAGCTCTTTAAATTTCTACTTAGATTTGAATTTAAAGAGCCAATTTAGCCAACTAATTTAAAAAGCTAGCTTATCTTAATAAATTTTTACTCGCGTTTAAATTTTAAGAGCTAGCCAGCTTGACTCTTAAAATTTCTACTTTGGATTATTTATACTTATCACCATATTTTTATCATCAAGATATAGTTTAGCAGCCTCTTTGATGTCGTCATTTGTGATGGCTTTTATCGCGCTTATATACTCATCAGCCGTATAAAGTAGCGTGTTAAAAATTTTATTTGAGATGATGAGCTTTTGCCAAAACTCAGGCTTTTCGTAATCTTTTTTTATAGAAATTTCACTCTGCGCTTTAAAATCCTCCAAATGCTTTGGCAAGATCGCACCACTACGCTTTATGCTAGCTATTATCTGCTTTATCTCAGCGATAATCTTG
This portion of the Campylobacter concisus genome encodes:
- a CDS encoding putative quinol monooxygenase, producing MIGFYVNVKLKAGCEAKFEEILKEIVPASRKDKGCISYECGMVVGGKNEYCFMEIWEDLASQKEHIKSAHMVKNAAALETCKESQEVKIVNFVSVKE